The nucleotide sequence TACAGCGAGAGAGAGCGTTCAATGATTCTTGAGAATCTGCTCCTTTGCGGTGTTCAGCATTCCATGCAGTCCATTGCGGATCAAGAAGGGATAAACCACTATGAAATAAAGACGGACGATGGTTCCATCACTTATACGGCTGCTGAAAAAGGTGAAGGCGAATTGCTGGTATCACTTGCTGCAAAACTGAATACGGGCCATTTTTCATCAGCAAAATATACGTACAATCTGAATTCAGGAGTAATGACTGATTGGACGGTCTACTGATATAAGTGAAGAGCAGTTCCCTGCATACTGATTCTGTGGTAAGGTAATGGAAAAACAAGCGGAGTGAACAGCAGTGAAGCCAATTTTTATCACGGGATTTATGGGGACCGGTAAAACGACTGTAGGCAAGGTGCTTGCCGAAAAACTCGGATACCCTGTATTAGATACTGATCAAATGATTGAACGTGCAGCAGGGAAGCAGATCAAAGACATCTTTAAAGAAGACGGGGAAGAGGTGTTCCGTTCACTTGAAACGCAGATGATTGAGCGTGCGCCTACAGAAAATGCTGTAATCACGACAGGCGGCGGGCTGCCTGTGCGAAAAGTGAACAGGGACAATATGAAAGAGAACGGCATTGTGATTTTCCTTCAAACCGATCTTGATGTCATTTTTGAACGGGTGCAGCAGGATGAAAACCGCCCGCTTGCCTCAAAGGCTTCAAAAGAAGAGCTTTCATCCCTGTATGAGTCGCGCATAAATGCTTATGAGGACTGTACAATAAAAATCAAAACAGAGGGAAAAACCATAGAACAGCTGGCAGATGAATTGATTGAACGTATAAAAGAGCTGGAAACGCGGCATACTAGCTAAAAAGTGCGTATGAGGTGTGTTTGCAGTGTCTACGAATGATTATGTGAAATATATGACTCAGCAGCTGGTCAGATATATGGATACTCCAAAAGAAGAGCGGAAGGCACTAAAAACAATGCGGAAAACGGAGAAGTCGCCGTTTGCAAGCAGGTGGTTCGGCATCCTTCCCTTTGCTTTTATGTTTTTCTTAAAAAAGAGAAAATAGAAAGAAGGTACCTCATAGAGAGGTACCTTCTTTCATGTTCTTCATCTGCTTAATCCGCTTCTTCCAGAACCTGTATCTTTTTGATTTTTTCTGTTTTTGCATCGTAAGAGATGGTGACAAACACCCCGATGTCTTTCATTCCCTCGCGCAATGTCACCTTGTATTGTTTGACCGTCTGATTCTTCTTGGTGTTGTCCCAGATCTTCTGGGCAAACAGTACTTGTGAGAGCGGATAACGTTTTTTCGTTTCTTTAACCGCTACGTTTTTCCAGTCTGTATGCTTTTCCGCATAAACATTTGCTGATTGTGAAACCAAAGCCGGCTGCAAACCGTATATAAGGAGAAGCAGCAAAAGCAATATGGTTTTCCTCATGATATTCACCGTCCTTGTTAGTTATTTTTTCCAAAAATCATGCTGCTATTCAAAGGGGGATTCGAAATGGAATTTATTATGGTTATTGTATTTGTCGGAATTTTGGCAGTGATGGGGATTGCTGGTGACAGCAGAAAAAGAAGCAGACGCAGGGACTCCTCTGGTTTTACGTATACGGGTTCAGACAACGGCAGAGACTGTCATTCTGATTCAGGATTCTTCGGCGGAGGGGATTCAGGCGGGGGAGACTGCGGCGGCGGTGGCGGCGGAGGAGATTGAGAAAGAGGGAGCCTGCAGACACAGGCTTTTTTGTTTTCTATAAAGAATATAGCGTTGTATTGGACGTTCTTTATAATGTTACAATATAGTAAGATTGTTGAAGATATTTGGAGGGAACCGGCGGTAAACGTTCTTTAAAAAGAAATATAGCGGAATTTGACCCTGTTTTTATTCGCTGAAGAGGTATATACTTTTAGTAGACGAATTAAGTTTGCTTTTTTGTTCTTTATTAAGAATAAAGGCGGAAATGTGTTGAAGGCCCTCTTTTTGATGTTAGCAGCTTTAAACAGTATGGACGCAGCATTGACCCTTGCCGGTCTGCACTTTGAGCTGATTACAGAAGCCAATCCTGTTATGAGGATTCTGTATGAGATGCATCCTGCGGTATTTACATGTACTAAGCTGTCATTCTCATTATTTCTGCTTTTGTTTGTATTCACGGGGCGTGTACCGTCATCACCGACAATTAAAGTCCTTTCAATTGCCGCTGCATTTCTGTATTCGGCTGTTCTTTTGGCTCATTTGCACTGGATTCGGCTGCTGATTGGATGAAAAGGGGAAAAGCGATGTATAAAAAACTTTGCAGTCAGTGCTATCAGCCATCTTTCAGCAGCAGCAAAACAAACCAGTGGATTTGTCCTGTCTGCTCGAATGATATTACCTCCCATAAAGCGATACAGGCTGTTCACGCTGTAAAGAAAATACCGCTGTCAGCCTATCAGCCAATAAGGGCCGCAACTT is from Bacillus sp. FSL H8-0547 and encodes:
- the comGG gene encoding competence type IV pilus minor pilin ComGG, yielding MRNEKGFILPSVSMIAFFILLILLHQTAVFTAEKKFYSERERSMILENLLLCGVQHSMQSIADQEGINHYEIKTDDGSITYTAAEKGEGELLVSLAAKLNTGHFSSAKYTYNLNSGVMTDWTVY
- a CDS encoding YqzE family protein, with amino-acid sequence MSTNDYVKYMTQQLVRYMDTPKEERKALKTMRKTEKSPFASRWFGILPFAFMFFLKKRK
- a CDS encoding shikimate kinase encodes the protein MKPIFITGFMGTGKTTVGKVLAEKLGYPVLDTDQMIERAAGKQIKDIFKEDGEEVFRSLETQMIERAPTENAVITTGGGLPVRKVNRDNMKENGIVIFLQTDLDVIFERVQQDENRPLASKASKEELSSLYESRINAYEDCTIKIKTEGKTIEQLADELIERIKELETRHTS
- a CDS encoding DUF3889 domain-containing protein is translated as MRKTILLLLLLLIYGLQPALVSQSANVYAEKHTDWKNVAVKETKKRYPLSQVLFAQKIWDNTKKNQTVKQYKVTLREGMKDIGVFVTISYDAKTEKIKKIQVLEEAD
- a CDS encoding DUF5658 family protein; this encodes MLAALNSMDAALTLAGLHFELITEANPVMRILYEMHPAVFTCTKLSFSLFLLLFVFTGRVPSSPTIKVLSIAAAFLYSAVLLAHLHWIRLLIG